Proteins from a single region of Verrucosispora sp. NA02020:
- a CDS encoding preprotein translocase subunit TatB, with product MFENLNVWEVGALLLLALLIFGDRLPQVISDGLRMVRNLRNMARNATTDLSKELGTDIQLEDLHPKAFIRKHLLSEEDEQAIRKPLQGVYDNLRADVTGVHNDLKDVATSADPRTPAATSSAARATAPAASPPAPRAASYDEIT from the coding sequence GTGTTCGAGAACCTGAACGTGTGGGAGGTCGGCGCGCTGCTGCTGCTGGCGCTGCTGATCTTCGGCGATCGGCTGCCGCAGGTGATCAGCGACGGCCTGCGGATGGTGCGCAACCTGCGGAACATGGCGCGTAACGCCACCACCGACCTCAGCAAGGAACTGGGCACCGACATCCAGCTCGAGGATCTGCACCCCAAGGCGTTCATCCGCAAGCATCTGCTCAGCGAAGAGGACGAGCAGGCGATCCGCAAACCGTTGCAGGGCGTCTACGACAACCTCCGGGCGGACGTCACCGGCGTGCACAACGACCTCAAGGACGTCGCCACCTCCGCCGACCCGCGAACCCCCGCCGCCACGTCGTCGGCCGCCCGCGCCACCGCCCCGGCGGCGTCCCCGCCGGCCCCGCGCGCCGCCAGCTACGACGAGATCACCTGA
- a CDS encoding Mrp/NBP35 family ATP-binding protein: MSAPVSTVHDAVQAALATVNDPEIRRPITELGMVKSADIGDDGVVRVALLLTVAGCPLKDKLRADITAAVSAVSGVTGVEIDFGVMSAEQRKELQATLRGGGASEEPVIPFAQPGSRTRVYAVASGKGGVGKSSVTVNLAAALAARGLSVGVVDADIYGHSVPRMLGADGRPTRVEDMIMPPESHGVKVISIGMFTAGNAAVVWRGPMLHRALQQFLADVYWGDLDVLLLDLPPGTGDVAISLAQLLPNAEILVVTTPQAAAAEVAERAGAIALQTHQRVVGVIENMSWLELPDGSRMEVFGAGGGQTVADSLTQTIGAQVPLLGQVPLDTRVREAGDEGNPIVLSAPDSPAAKAMGQVADRLALRRESLLGKPLGLTPAGR, translated from the coding sequence ATGTCAGCTCCCGTCAGCACCGTCCACGACGCCGTCCAGGCCGCCCTGGCCACCGTCAACGACCCGGAGATCCGCCGGCCGATCACCGAACTCGGCATGGTCAAGTCCGCCGACATCGGCGACGACGGTGTGGTCCGGGTCGCGCTGCTGCTCACGGTGGCCGGGTGCCCGTTGAAGGACAAGCTGCGGGCGGACATCACCGCCGCGGTCAGCGCGGTGAGCGGAGTCACCGGCGTCGAGATCGACTTCGGTGTGATGAGCGCCGAGCAGCGCAAGGAGCTCCAGGCCACGCTGCGCGGCGGCGGCGCCTCCGAGGAGCCGGTCATCCCGTTCGCGCAGCCCGGCTCCCGCACCCGGGTGTACGCGGTGGCCAGCGGCAAGGGCGGCGTGGGCAAGTCCAGCGTGACGGTGAACCTGGCGGCGGCACTGGCCGCCCGGGGTCTCTCCGTCGGCGTGGTGGACGCGGACATCTACGGACACTCGGTGCCCCGGATGCTCGGCGCGGACGGCCGTCCCACCCGGGTCGAGGACATGATCATGCCGCCGGAGTCGCACGGCGTGAAGGTGATCTCGATCGGCATGTTCACCGCCGGCAACGCCGCGGTCGTGTGGCGCGGGCCGATGCTGCACCGCGCGTTGCAGCAGTTCCTCGCCGACGTGTACTGGGGCGACCTGGACGTGCTCCTGCTCGACCTGCCCCCGGGCACCGGCGATGTCGCCATCTCGCTGGCCCAGTTGCTGCCCAACGCCGAGATCCTGGTGGTCACCACGCCGCAGGCCGCTGCCGCCGAGGTGGCCGAGCGGGCCGGTGCGATCGCGTTGCAGACCCACCAGCGGGTGGTCGGTGTGATCGAGAACATGTCGTGGCTGGAGCTGCCGGACGGTTCCCGGATGGAGGTCTTCGGCGCCGGTGGCGGCCAGACCGTCGCCGACTCGCTGACCCAGACCATCGGCGCGCAGGTGCCGCTGCTGGGTCAGGTGCCGCTCGACACCCGGGTCCGCGAGGCCGGCGACGAGGGGAACCCGATCGTGCTGTCCGCGCCGGACTCTCCGGCGGCGAAGGCGATGGGCCAGGTCGCCGACCGGCTCGCGCTGCGCCGGGAGTCGCTGCTGGGCAAGCCGCTCGGTCTCACTCCGGCCGGTCGCTGA
- a CDS encoding DUF1003 domain-containing protein, producing MTEQRRTERLDLPREPRGLRLPRVDQETFGRWSEAIARGMGTANFIVYMTLFITLWFVWNTLAPTTLRFDPYTFTFLTLVLSIQASYAAPLILLAQNRQADRDRVALDEDRRRAGMQKADTEYLAREIAALRIAMGEVATRDFLRSELARMAEELDEAAQRRLRLERRLREGAAARGDDADPLDEPRDEMDGDLPGDGRRGSGSPRHS from the coding sequence ATGACTGAGCAGCGGCGGACCGAGCGGCTGGACCTGCCCCGGGAACCGCGCGGCCTGAGGTTGCCCCGGGTCGACCAGGAGACCTTCGGTCGCTGGTCGGAGGCGATCGCCCGGGGCATGGGTACGGCGAACTTCATCGTCTACATGACGCTCTTCATCACCCTGTGGTTCGTCTGGAACACGCTCGCCCCGACGACCCTGCGCTTCGACCCGTACACCTTCACGTTCCTCACCCTGGTCCTCTCCATCCAGGCGTCGTACGCGGCGCCGCTGATCCTGCTGGCCCAGAACCGCCAGGCCGACCGGGACCGGGTGGCGTTGGACGAGGATCGGCGCCGGGCGGGCATGCAGAAGGCCGACACGGAGTACCTGGCCCGGGAGATCGCGGCGTTGCGGATCGCGATGGGTGAGGTGGCGACCCGGGACTTCCTCCGTTCCGAGCTGGCCCGGATGGCCGAGGAACTGGACGAGGCGGCGCAGCGGCGCCTGCGGTTGGAGCGGCGGCTCCGGGAGGGTGCGGCGGCGCGGGGGGACGACGCCGACCCGCTGGACGAGCCCCGTGACGAGATGGACGGGGACCTCCCCGGGGACGGCCGGCGCGGCAGCGGCAGCCCCCGACACTCCTGA
- a CDS encoding CBS domain-containing protein, translated as MSTPTRVYLARLAGVAVFDPNGDQVGRVRDAVGRLRAGQRPPEVVGLVAEIPMRRRIFLSINRIISIDADAVVLGSGTLNLRRFEKRPNELLVLQELLDRRVQLGPENRAATVVDVAMECSRAGEWSLTRVAAREQTGRLARRGNLQQVEWEKVRGLSGLAEPGGTANLLAVLEDMRPADLANALQDLPDARRNEVAAALDDPRLADVLSELPERDQVEILTALGRERAADVLEEMDPDDAADLLGELPPPEQDVLLDLMEPDEADPVRQLLKYTPGTAGSVMTSEPVILPPDATVAEALARIREPQLSPAVAAQVFVSRAPMATPTGRYLGMVHFQRLLREPPADLLGGVVVNDIDPLRPATPLPEITRRMATYDLVAMPVIDLNNRLVGAVTVDDVLDHLLPADWRDRDAVPSPAPDAANGAASTDVSTERVDD; from the coding sequence GTGAGCACGCCGACTCGGGTCTACCTCGCCCGTCTCGCCGGAGTCGCCGTCTTCGATCCGAACGGTGACCAGGTGGGCCGGGTACGCGACGCGGTGGGCCGCCTCCGCGCCGGTCAGCGACCGCCCGAGGTGGTGGGCCTGGTCGCCGAGATCCCGATGCGGCGGCGCATCTTCCTCTCCATCAACCGGATCATCTCGATCGACGCGGACGCGGTGGTGCTGGGCAGTGGCACGTTGAACCTGCGCCGCTTCGAGAAGCGCCCGAACGAGTTGCTGGTGCTCCAGGAGCTGCTCGACCGTCGGGTGCAGCTCGGCCCGGAGAACCGGGCGGCGACGGTGGTGGACGTGGCGATGGAGTGCAGCCGGGCCGGGGAATGGTCGCTGACCCGGGTGGCGGCCCGGGAGCAGACCGGCCGGCTGGCCCGCCGGGGCAACCTCCAGCAGGTCGAGTGGGAGAAGGTTCGCGGGCTCAGCGGCCTCGCCGAGCCCGGGGGGACCGCCAACCTGCTGGCGGTGCTGGAGGACATGCGCCCGGCGGACCTGGCCAACGCGTTGCAGGACCTGCCGGACGCCCGCCGCAACGAGGTCGCGGCGGCGCTGGACGACCCCCGGCTGGCCGACGTGCTGAGCGAGCTGCCCGAGCGCGACCAGGTGGAGATCCTCACCGCGCTGGGCCGGGAGCGCGCCGCCGACGTGCTGGAGGAGATGGATCCGGACGACGCCGCCGACCTGCTGGGTGAGCTGCCGCCGCCGGAGCAGGACGTGCTGCTCGACCTGATGGAGCCGGACGAGGCCGATCCGGTGCGGCAACTGCTCAAGTACACCCCGGGCACGGCCGGCAGCGTGATGACCTCGGAGCCGGTCATCCTGCCGCCGGATGCGACGGTGGCGGAGGCTTTGGCCCGGATCCGGGAGCCGCAGCTCTCCCCGGCGGTCGCCGCGCAGGTGTTCGTGTCCCGCGCGCCGATGGCCACACCGACCGGCCGCTACCTGGGCATGGTGCACTTCCAGCGGTTGCTCCGCGAGCCGCCGGCCGACCTGCTCGGCGGGGTGGTGGTCAACGACATCGACCCGTTGCGCCCGGCCACGCCGCTGCCGGAGATCACCCGCCGGATGGCCACCTACGACCTGGTCGCGATGCCGGTGATCGACCTGAACAACCGGCTGGTGGGTGCCGTCACGGTCGACGACGTGCTGGACCACCTGCTGCCTGCGGACTGGCGGGACCGGGACGCCGTGCCGAGCCCTGCACCGGATGCCGCGAACGGTGCGGCGTCCACCGACGTGAGCACGGAGCGAGTCGATGACTGA
- a CDS encoding PhzF family phenazine biosynthesis protein, producing MSTLAYEIVDVFTDRPYAGNPLAVVFGADGLATEQMQSLAREFNLSETVFVLPATQVGATYRARIFTPNEELPFAGHPSVGAAVTASRRGLFGTGQVSQECGAGVLPIEVTDGGATLTGGTPTLGPEFDPEPLLEVAGLAAGDHFGPAPRVAGCGLEFPFLPVRPDALARAEVNPVAARRYGIEHVSVFSWNADAQTAQARVFVPGLGVPEDPATGSAALGLGVWLVASGLLPGEGRSTYTVRQGVEMGRPSTLSCTVTAAGGTALGASVAGHVMPVARGEILVPPFVG from the coding sequence ATGTCGACCTTGGCTTACGAGATCGTGGACGTCTTCACCGACCGTCCGTACGCGGGGAACCCGCTCGCGGTGGTCTTCGGGGCCGACGGGTTGGCCACCGAACAGATGCAGTCGCTGGCCCGGGAGTTCAACCTCTCCGAGACGGTCTTCGTGCTGCCCGCGACCCAGGTCGGGGCCACCTACCGGGCCCGGATCTTCACCCCGAACGAGGAGTTGCCGTTCGCCGGCCACCCCAGCGTGGGAGCGGCGGTGACCGCCAGCCGGCGGGGCCTGTTCGGAACGGGTCAGGTCAGCCAGGAGTGCGGTGCCGGGGTGCTCCCGATCGAGGTGACCGACGGCGGCGCCACGCTGACCGGCGGCACCCCCACCCTCGGGCCCGAGTTCGACCCGGAGCCGCTGCTGGAGGTGGCCGGACTGGCGGCCGGCGACCACTTCGGCCCGGCACCCCGGGTGGCCGGCTGCGGGCTGGAGTTCCCGTTCCTGCCGGTACGCCCCGACGCGCTGGCGAGGGCCGAGGTCAATCCGGTGGCAGCCCGGCGGTACGGAATCGAACACGTGAGCGTCTTCTCCTGGAACGCCGACGCGCAAACCGCACAGGCCCGCGTCTTCGTCCCCGGCCTCGGCGTACCCGAGGACCCGGCGACCGGGTCGGCCGCTCTCGGCCTGGGCGTGTGGCTGGTCGCCAGTGGCCTGCTGCCCGGCGAGGGCCGTTCCACGTACACCGTCCGACAGGGCGTCGAGATGGGCCGCCCGTCGACGCTGAGCTGCACGGTGACCGCCGCCGGTGGCACGGCGCTGGGCGCCAGCGTGGCCGGTCACGTCATGCCGGTGGCCCGGGGCGAGATCCTGGTGCCGCCGTTCGTCGGCTGA
- a CDS encoding HAD family hydrolase has protein sequence MPRFQAVLFDFFGTLTRPVQRGPGHRVTAQLLGCPPDIFVELLDRTFYERAAGRFGSAEATLRWLCEQAGVRPTEEALRAAATARLDAVRGDTRLRDEAVPTLRALRDRGIRTGVISDCTHELPVLLPELAVAPLLDVRIYSVQVGRCKPDAALYLAACARLGLRPEECLYVGDGGSQELTGARRAGLSAARLAAPDLVDHLVFNVDTEWTGRALGALGEVVELVESTEVDRRQRLPAGRAAAVTVS, from the coding sequence ATGCCCAGGTTCCAGGCGGTGCTGTTCGACTTCTTCGGCACGCTGACCCGTCCGGTCCAGCGCGGTCCCGGTCACCGCGTCACCGCCCAGTTGCTCGGTTGTCCGCCGGACATCTTCGTCGAGCTGCTCGACCGCACGTTCTACGAGCGCGCCGCCGGGCGCTTCGGCAGTGCCGAGGCGACCCTGCGCTGGCTGTGCGAGCAGGCCGGCGTACGGCCGACCGAGGAGGCGCTGCGGGCGGCGGCCACGGCCCGGTTGGACGCCGTACGGGGCGACACCCGGTTGCGGGACGAGGCCGTCCCGACGTTGCGGGCGCTGCGGGACCGGGGCATCCGGACCGGTGTGATCAGCGACTGTACGCACGAACTGCCGGTGCTCCTGCCGGAGTTGGCCGTCGCGCCGCTGCTGGACGTGCGGATCTACTCGGTGCAGGTGGGGCGCTGCAAGCCGGACGCGGCGTTGTACCTGGCGGCGTGCGCGCGGCTGGGCCTGCGTCCGGAGGAGTGCCTGTACGTGGGCGACGGCGGCAGCCAGGAGCTGACGGGCGCGCGGCGGGCCGGGCTGAGCGCGGCCCGGCTGGCCGCCCCGGACCTGGTCGATCATCTGGTCTTCAACGTCGACACCGAGTGGACCGGTCGGGCGTTGGGCGCCCTCGGTGAGGTCGTCGAGTTGGTCGAGTCGACGGAGGTCGACCGACGGCAGCGGCTACCAGCCGGGCGGGCCGCAGCGGTGACGGTGTCGTAG
- a CDS encoding DMT family transporter has protein sequence MPPEPHRPPVDLLTTGALAVAVVAVSSSAPLIAFAAAPALAIAFWRNVLSVAVLSPYALTRRRAEFRSLLTGANRRQGVFCVLSGVALAAHFATWMPSAKLTTVAAATALVATQPVWQGLIARLQGRRLPLGVWAGIGVAVLGAVLATGADFTVSGTAFAGDLLALAGGLFGAVYTALGERARVTVSTATYTTICYAVCGLVLLVICLVGRVPLGGFDTGTWLAVIALVAGAQLLGHSMFSYALRRIPATTVSVLILLEAPGAALIGWAWLGQLPAASSVPGLLLLLVGVAVVVLASARSARRVTR, from the coding sequence GTGCCACCCGAACCACACCGTCCCCCGGTCGACCTGCTGACCACCGGCGCACTCGCCGTCGCCGTGGTGGCGGTCTCCTCGTCCGCGCCGCTGATCGCGTTCGCCGCCGCGCCCGCACTCGCCATCGCCTTCTGGCGCAACGTGCTCTCGGTCGCCGTGCTGAGCCCGTACGCGCTCACCCGCCGGCGGGCCGAGTTCCGCTCCCTGCTGACCGGCGCGAACCGGCGTCAGGGCGTCTTCTGCGTACTCTCCGGGGTCGCTCTGGCCGCGCACTTCGCCACCTGGATGCCGAGCGCGAAGCTCACCACGGTCGCCGCCGCGACCGCACTGGTCGCCACCCAACCGGTCTGGCAGGGGCTGATCGCCCGCCTCCAGGGCCGCCGACTGCCGCTGGGCGTCTGGGCCGGCATCGGAGTGGCGGTGCTCGGCGCGGTCCTCGCCACCGGCGCCGACTTCACCGTCTCCGGCACCGCCTTCGCCGGCGACCTGCTCGCCCTCGCCGGTGGCCTGTTCGGAGCGGTCTACACCGCGCTCGGCGAGCGTGCCCGGGTCACCGTCAGCACCGCCACCTACACCACCATCTGCTACGCGGTGTGCGGACTCGTCCTGTTGGTGATCTGCCTGGTCGGCCGCGTGCCGTTGGGCGGCTTCGACACCGGCACCTGGCTGGCCGTGATCGCGCTTGTCGCCGGGGCCCAACTGCTCGGCCACTCGATGTTCAGCTACGCGCTGCGGCGGATCCCGGCCACCACGGTCAGCGTGCTGATCCTGCTGGAGGCACCAGGCGCCGCCCTCATCGGCTGGGCCTGGCTGGGGCAGTTGCCCGCCGCGTCGAGCGTGCCCGGCCTGCTGCTGCTGTTGGTCGGTGTCGCCGTGGTGGTGCTGGCCAGCGCCCGGTCCGCCCGCCGGGTCACCCGCTAG
- a CDS encoding SDR family NAD(P)-dependent oxidoreductase has protein sequence MTGVDGPADDVTGRRLVLVTGASSGIGLAAAIDLARRGDRLVLVGRDPARLRAAADEVREASGERPETFRADFAALDDVRRLAEQVRAAYDRIDVLANNAGAIVLQPITTVDGFELSIQANHLAPFLLSNLLADRVGRMVVTASGAHRSGSLDPDDLNRPLRRYRPMGAYGTSKQANILFTAEAARRWPAVDSYCFHPGVVRTRFGSDSRLVALGMRLLPLRGPVKGAQTLVWLANQDRARLTGGGYYFDCRPRRPLRKASDPQLAARLWAASAAAVGLPS, from the coding sequence GTGACCGGGGTGGATGGACCTGCGGATGACGTCACCGGCCGTCGACTCGTGCTGGTGACCGGAGCGAGTTCCGGCATCGGGCTGGCGGCGGCGATCGACCTGGCGCGCCGGGGTGACCGGCTCGTGCTCGTCGGGCGGGACCCGGCCCGGCTGCGGGCGGCCGCCGACGAGGTACGCGAGGCGTCCGGCGAGCGTCCCGAGACGTTCCGCGCCGACTTCGCGGCCCTGGACGACGTACGCCGGTTGGCCGAGCAGGTGCGGGCCGCGTACGACCGGATCGACGTGTTGGCCAACAACGCGGGTGCGATCGTGCTCCAGCCGATCACCACGGTCGACGGTTTCGAGCTGTCCATCCAGGCCAACCATCTGGCGCCGTTCCTGCTCAGCAACCTGTTGGCCGACCGGGTCGGGCGGATGGTGGTGACCGCCTCGGGCGCGCACCGTAGTGGTTCGTTGGATCCGGACGACCTGAACCGGCCACTGCGGCGGTACCGCCCGATGGGCGCGTACGGGACCAGCAAGCAGGCCAACATCCTGTTCACGGCCGAGGCGGCCCGGCGGTGGCCGGCCGTCGACTCGTACTGCTTCCATCCCGGCGTGGTGCGGACCCGGTTCGGCAGCGACAGCCGGTTGGTGGCCCTGGGGATGCGGTTGTTGCCGCTGCGCGGCCCGGTGAAGGGGGCGCAGACGCTGGTGTGGCTGGCCAACCAGGATCGGGCCCGCCTGACCGGCGGCGGTTACTACTTCGACTGCCGACCGCGTCGTCCGCTGCGCAAGGCGTCCGATCCGCAGCTCGCGGCCCGGCTCTGGGCGGCCAGCGCGGCGGCGGTCGGCCTCCCTTCCTAG
- a CDS encoding DUF4190 domain-containing protein codes for MTQPPPAGGWPDPASAGQPSSPPADPLLSVPSQPAGYDPYQPTDPYPPIDSYAAKSDFPPAPAPYPPPGYPPPVQPGYGYGYPQRSTNSLALVGLILSLIGIGSCITAPIGAIMGHVAIRQIRETGEEGEGMAKAAIIVGWIITAFFALVVLVYVAIFVIWATAVTTV; via the coding sequence ATGACACAGCCCCCACCGGCCGGTGGCTGGCCCGACCCCGCGTCGGCCGGTCAGCCTTCCAGTCCGCCGGCCGATCCGCTCCTGTCGGTCCCCTCCCAGCCCGCCGGGTACGACCCGTACCAGCCGACCGATCCCTACCCGCCGATCGACTCGTACGCGGCGAAGTCTGATTTTCCGCCGGCTCCCGCGCCGTACCCGCCGCCCGGTTACCCGCCGCCGGTCCAACCCGGATACGGCTACGGCTACCCGCAGCGGAGCACCAACTCGCTGGCCCTGGTGGGCCTGATCCTCTCGTTGATCGGGATCGGCTCGTGCATCACCGCTCCGATCGGCGCGATCATGGGGCATGTCGCCATCCGCCAGATCCGGGAGACCGGCGAGGAGGGCGAGGGGATGGCGAAGGCGGCCATCATCGTCGGTTGGATCATCACCGCCTTCTTCGCGCTGGTGGTACTCGTCTACGTGGCGATCTTCGTCATCTGGGCCACCGCCGTGACCACCGTCTGA
- a CDS encoding SDR family NAD(P)-dependent oxidoreductase produces the protein MGIDARAADRSGSRPRRDVSRPGVARRPRPVTTPSAAEDDAPASLPEPVTMRLDGKVALVTGAGSADGIGYATARRLTDLGARVAIVSTTRRIHERAGELGVTGFVADLTDESEVGALADAVAEQLGDVEVLVNNAGLASRASPEVLRPVAQLSYEEWRAEIDRNLTTAFLCSRAFIGGMAERGWGRIVNLAATAGPVNALPTEAAYAAAKAGVVGLTRALAMEMIADGVTVNAVAPGTIYTAASTMAEIKQGLGTPVGRPGTPDEVAAAITFLCSPAASYITGQMLVVDGGNSVRESQFR, from the coding sequence ATGGGGATTGACGCGCGCGCGGCGGACCGTTCCGGCAGCAGACCGAGGCGGGACGTCAGCCGCCCGGGAGTGGCCCGCCGCCCCCGCCCGGTGACCACACCGAGCGCGGCGGAGGACGACGCCCCGGCATCGTTGCCCGAGCCGGTGACCATGCGACTGGACGGCAAGGTCGCCCTGGTGACGGGGGCAGGTAGCGCGGACGGGATCGGGTACGCCACCGCCCGCCGACTGACCGACCTCGGCGCCCGGGTGGCGATCGTCTCGACCACCCGCCGCATCCACGAGCGGGCCGGTGAACTCGGGGTCACCGGGTTCGTCGCCGACCTCACCGACGAGTCGGAGGTCGGCGCGCTGGCCGACGCCGTCGCCGAGCAGCTCGGCGACGTGGAGGTCCTGGTCAACAACGCCGGGCTGGCCAGCCGGGCGAGCCCGGAGGTGCTCCGGCCGGTCGCCCAGCTCAGCTACGAGGAGTGGCGTGCCGAGATCGACCGGAACCTGACCACCGCGTTCCTGTGCAGTCGGGCCTTCATCGGCGGGATGGCCGAACGCGGCTGGGGTCGCATCGTCAACCTGGCAGCCACCGCCGGGCCGGTCAACGCCCTGCCCACCGAGGCGGCGTACGCGGCGGCGAAGGCCGGGGTGGTGGGCCTGACCCGGGCTCTGGCCATGGAGATGATCGCCGACGGGGTGACCGTCAACGCGGTCGCGCCCGGCACCATCTACACCGCCGCCTCCACGATGGCCGAGATCAAGCAGGGCCTGGGGACTCCGGTGGGCCGCCCCGGCACCCCCGACGAGGTGGCCGCGGCGATCACCTTCCTCTGCTCACCGGCGGCGTCGTACATCACCGGGCAGATGCTGGTGGTCGACGGTGGCAACAGCGTGCGGGAGTCGCAGTTCCGCTGA
- a CDS encoding DUF4190 domain-containing protein: MSQPPEPDQPPSPYEPPPGGHQPPHAQPYGDRYGPTGDQYGLPEGDPYGRPSGEQYGQPAYGQPSYEHPGQPPHGQQWGQQPPYAPQGPYGPPSPQPGSGGGGTNVLAILSLVFAFVFAPAGIALGHLAKRQLRTSGEDGAQLATWGLALSYIFTGLYLVACCGWLALVIWAGSSGTNT; this comes from the coding sequence GTGAGCCAGCCACCGGAGCCGGATCAGCCGCCGTCGCCCTACGAGCCGCCGCCGGGCGGTCACCAGCCACCGCACGCACAGCCGTACGGCGACCGGTACGGCCCGACCGGTGATCAGTACGGCCTGCCCGAGGGTGACCCGTACGGTCGGCCCTCGGGAGAGCAGTACGGGCAGCCTGCGTACGGACAGCCGTCGTACGAGCATCCGGGGCAGCCGCCGCACGGGCAGCAGTGGGGGCAGCAGCCGCCGTACGCGCCGCAGGGCCCGTACGGGCCGCCGTCACCCCAGCCTGGCAGCGGAGGCGGCGGCACGAACGTACTCGCCATCCTGTCGCTGGTCTTCGCGTTCGTCTTCGCCCCGGCCGGCATCGCCCTCGGTCACCTGGCCAAGCGCCAGCTCCGCACCAGCGGCGAGGACGGCGCTCAGCTCGCCACCTGGGGGCTGGCGCTCAGCTACATCTTCACCGGCCTCTACCTGGTGGCCTGCTGCGGCTGGTTGGCGCTGGTCATCTGGGCCGGATCGAGCGGCACGAACACCTGA
- a CDS encoding CoA-binding protein, whose amino-acid sequence MRTAQQILADSAVIAVVGASRDPSKAAHAIPAEMQRYGWRIVPVNPTADELFGEPVYRSLADIPHPVDLVDVFRPAEDAVEVVRQAVAIGAPAVWLQLGIVSAQAREIAEQAGIDYVEDRCLIVERAAAGLTRRD is encoded by the coding sequence GTGCGTACCGCTCAGCAGATCCTCGCCGACTCCGCCGTGATCGCCGTCGTGGGCGCGTCCCGCGACCCGAGCAAGGCCGCGCACGCCATACCGGCCGAGATGCAGCGGTACGGGTGGCGGATCGTCCCGGTCAATCCGACCGCCGACGAGTTGTTCGGTGAACCGGTCTACCGCTCCCTGGCCGACATCCCGCACCCGGTCGACCTGGTCGACGTGTTCCGCCCGGCGGAGGACGCCGTCGAGGTGGTCCGCCAGGCGGTGGCGATCGGTGCCCCGGCGGTCTGGTTGCAGCTCGGCATCGTCTCCGCGCAGGCACGGGAGATCGCGGAGCAGGCCGGCATCGACTACGTCGAGGACCGCTGCCTGATCGTCGAGCGCGCCGCCGCCGGCCTGACCCGGCGCGACTGA